In the genome of Terriglobales bacterium, one region contains:
- a CDS encoding cobalamin B12-binding domain-containing protein has protein sequence MAEQQQKIRVLVAKPGLDGHDRGAKVIARALRDAGMEVIYTGLRQTPEMIVTAALQEDVDVIGLSILSGAHNAIVPRVVELMKQNKMDDVLVLVGGIIPDQDVTSLKENGVAGVFQPGTPMEEIVQFIKSNVKPRGVAA, from the coding sequence ATGGCTGAACAACAACAGAAGATTCGCGTCCTTGTCGCAAAGCCCGGTCTCGATGGCCACGACCGCGGCGCCAAGGTCATCGCCCGCGCCCTCCGCGACGCCGGCATGGAAGTCATCTACACCGGCCTTCGCCAGACGCCGGAAATGATCGTCACCGCCGCCTTGCAGGAAGACGTCGACGTCATCGGACTCTCCATCCTCTCCGGCGCGCACAACGCTATCGTCCCCCGCGTCGTGGAACTGATGAAGCAGAACAAGATGGATGACGTGCTCGTCCTCGTCGGCGGAATCATCCCCGACCAGGACGTCACCTCCCTGAAAGAGAACGGCGTCGCTGGTGTCTTCCAGCCCGGCACCCCGATGGAAGAAATCGTCCAGTTCATCAAGAGCAACGTGAAGCCCCGCGGCGTCGCCGCCTGA